Part of the Deltaproteobacteria bacterium genome, TGCCATGGCGCGTGGCGCGTCGCGAGCCGGATACCCGGCACGGTGGCTGATTGCCCCGGGCCGCGCGCGCCGGCAGGGTGCGAAACCGTCCTTGCCCCGCATCATGACGTGGAGGTCCACGACGTCGACCGCTGCGGCTGCCGCTGCCGCGTTCCCGGCCGCGGTTGCGTCCGGCCCGCGGCGTGCACGACGTCCGATTCGTATGTCGACGAAAAACAGTCTCCCTTGTCATTCATCTCATTACTTCCCGTGAGCCCCGGCCCATCCGTTGTCGGACACATCGATCTCCTGCCCGTCCGGCCCGGCGACCTTGACCTCAAAGTACGACCGGGGTTGAGCCGGATCCTCCACCGGGGTCCGCGGAGCCGCCTCCGTGAGCCGCCCGCCCAGCTTGGTGACGCGCGCCACGGTTCCTTCCAGGTCGTTCACCTGGAAGCCCAGGTGGTCCACGCCCGCGCGGGACGCGGGCGTCTTGAGGTTCAGGATCGCTAGGTTGACATGGCCGTCGGAGAGGTACACGCCGGACCGGCCCTTGCCCACTTCCTCAAGATCGAACGCCGCCTTGTAGAAGGCCGCGGTCTTCTGAACGTCTTCGGTCCTTATCGCAATGTGCTTGAGCCGCGCCATTGGAACCCTCCTGTCCGCACCCGTGACTACCCTTCCAGTGTAGCGCGGACCCCTCCTCGCAGAAACAGCCCCCGTTCCGTTGAACCGTGTGGTATGTTACGTGTCGTTGTTGTTTTGCGTCGTGTTTCGGAGAGAAGGCGTCGGTCGGCGGCGCATCCGGCCGGAGAACGCGAGGAAGAAGCCAATGTCCGTGTCCCGCTTGGATTCGTTGCGCTCTCGGCCGAGCGGCCCAGCGGCATGACGTGCGCCCGGCGCCGGACGGGCGCGCACGGACCGGCCCCCGCTGCTCCGCCTCCCACGGGCTCCCGCGCAAGCGGGGCCTCAGGGCGGAGGCGGGCTACGGGGTGCGGGGGTGGCGCTCTTTGGCGGGCGGTTCACGGGCACGCCGAACCTGGGTTACGGGACGTCGGACGGCGGAGCGCGGGAATACCGGATCGGCTGGCGGCTGAGCGCGGCGGCGGACCGGAGCCCCGGCTTCGAGTTGAACCTCGACGCCACCCCAGAGCGAGTCCCCGGGCCGGAACGAGGCCGAGAACGGCGTGACGGTGCGCGCCCTCATCCGTTGGTAGGCGTCGTCGCGCCCACACCGCCGCCCACGATGCGGGCCAGTGAATGACGCTGCCGGCCCGAAGTGAGCGTCCCCGTTGGACCGTCGGGGAGGTGTCCCATGCCGGAAGCAACGGAGCCGCGTTGTTCGGCAGGTTCTTGTTGAATGTGGTCGTATCAAACGGGCGACCAATGCAGGAGGAGACTGACATGAAAACGCTTATTACCAGTATTCTGTTCGTGCTGGTTTCGATGCTGGGCAGCGCCGCCCTCGCGGCCGACATCAAGCTGGGAGTGGTGTTCGGTTACACCGGCCCCATCGAGTCGCTGACCCCCCACATGGCGCAGGGCGCCGAGCTGGCGATGAAGGAAGTCAATGACGGCGGCGGGTTGTTGGGCGGCAAGAAGGTCGTCTCCGTGCGCGCGGATTCCACCTGCGGCGACGCCGCCGCCGGGTCCGCCGCCACCGAGCGGATCGTGACATCGGACAAGGTGAACGCCATCGTGGGCGGCGACTGCTCGGGCGTCACCATCGCCATGCTCGAGAACGTGGCGAAGCCCAACGGCATCGTGATGATCTCGCCGTCGGCCACCTCTCCGGCACTGTCCACCATCGAGGACAACGGCCTCTTCTTCCGCACCGCGCCGTCCGACGCCCGCCAAGGCGCGATCGTCGCCGACATCCTGAAGGACATGGGGATCAAGGAGGCGGCGCTGACCTACACCAACAACGACTACGGCAAGGGTCTGGCGGACAGCATCGCCGCCAACGTGAAGAAGGGCGGCGGCAAGATCACCATCTCCGCTCCCCATGAGGACGGCAAGGGCGACTACAGCGCCGAGGTGGCGGCGCTGGCCGCGGCGGGGGGCGACATCCTGATCGTGGCCGGCTACGCCGACCAGGGCGGCAAGGGCATTATCCAGGGCGCGCTCGACACCGGCGCCTTCGACAAGTTCTATCTGCCCGACGGCATGATCAGCGACTCCCTGATCAAGGCCATCGGCAAGGGCCTCGAAGGCGCCATTGGCGCCCACCCGGGCACCGACAGTCCGGGAGCGGCCAAGCTCGGCGAGATCGCCAAGGCCGCGAAGATCAAGTCGGACAGCCCCTTCGTGCCGGAAGCATACGACGCGGCCGCGCTGATCATGCTGGCCATGCAGGCGGCGAAGTCGGCCGAGAGCGGCAAGCTCAAGGACAAGGTCATGACGGTGGCCAACGCGCCGGGGGAGAAAATCTATCCGGGCGAACTGGCCAAGGGGCTCAAGATCCTCGCCGGCGGCGGCGACGTGGACTATGTCGGGGCCTCGGCAGTGGAGCTGATCGGGCCGGGCGAGAGTGCCGGCAACTACCGGCAGATCACCGTCAAGGGCGGCAAGTTCGAGACGGTCAACTATCGATAGTCCGATAGCGCCTCCTCGCCGCCGCCTTCCCTCGGAGGGAGAGGGAGCAAGTCAGGGAGGACCTTGGAAGAGGGGTGGACGGACGATTCTGGCCAGGGGCGCCGCCATGGAGGACGCGCTCTGCACGCAAGCCAAGCTGACCCGCGCCCTGACGCCCCACATGGGGCCGGTGATCGGCTAAAGGTGGGTTGACGAGCCGGCCGGCTCAGAAGTGGCTCGGGGTGAGCGAGCCCGTGCGGGAGTACTCTTTCGGGACATGATGCTGGAGTCGGGCGCAGTGGTGCCGGTGAACTGGGGCACCCGGCCCGTGTTCGAGGCTGTGCTCGGGCATCCGGCCAATTCACTCCTGTGGCTCATGTCCAAGGGAGTGGAGTTGGGACCGGGAGACATGGTCTCGGTCGGTTCGTTCGGCCGGCTCTTTCCGCCTGCGAAGGGGAACGGCGGTGCCTCGGTGACCTATTCGGGGCCGCCCGGAGAGCCGACGGTGCGCGTGACGTTCAAGTGAGGCTTCAGCCCACCGACGCGTTGAAGGGAAGGACCTGGATGCCCGGTCCTGCTCTTGATGCTTGTACCGGGCTTGCTTCGTACACGCCTCGGTGCGGCGCCCAGCGGCATGAAGTGCGCCCGGCTCATCGCCGGCGCGCCCCGAAAGGAGCCCTGCGAGTCTTTGATGGCCGAAGCCGAACCCGGCAGCCTGCTGGAGTATCCTGGGGATACGCTCCCACCGGACGTGCGGCTTCCAGTGTGCTTCAAAGGCAGCGGCCTGCCTGTGAGGGACAGGACGTGAGCCGCGGCGTAGACGTGCAGGAGGCGGCCCGTGTCGTGCTTCTCGAAGCCGCCTTCAAGGCGTTGGACATAGCCATACTCTCGCTTGACATCCGCGCTGCGCACGTGCTCGCGTACGCTGCCACTTTCGCGCAGGCCATGAGGGCGTCCGATAGTCAGGCATGGTGCGACCACCTCAAGGAACACCAGAACGGCGGGAGCGAATAGCCACGACGGTGGGGATGCGATGCCGTAGATGATACCTTTCTGCATCCCGAATCCAGCATGATCGCAAAGCCCTACAAGCAACAAACCGTACCGACGGATCCTCGTCTGCGAGCGGGCGTCAAGGCCGAGGGGCAGATGGCGCACTATCTGCACCGTGCGTTCTCCAACAATCCGGAGACGCACGTGTTGCACGGCCTGCGCCTTGAGGACCGCCAGCAACCGGAGCAGGACGGCTCGCCCGGAGTGTGCCAGACAGATCACTTGATCGTGCATCGCTGGGGAATGTTCATCATCGAGAGCAAGTCGGTGACGGAGGAAGTAGGGGTCCGGCCCGACAATACGGGCGGGGATCAGTGGAGCCGCGTGTACCAGGGCAGGGATTCAGCTCCTGATTGCGATATCGGGCAAAGGGCGAATTAAACTCCTCGATGGTTGGACGGAACCTCAGGAACCGTTTCGAGACTTCGTCACCAAGGCCGATCTGGTGCCGGACAAGATCGCTGAGGAACTGGAACGCCATCGCAAGGGCGCAACGTCGCTGGGCAAGTCGCAAGGCGAGTACGGCCTGTGGGACATCGAGGACAGCGCGGCGAAGGCGGTGGCGGAGTTTCTTGCCGGTCGCCATGCGGGACCCCTCAGGCGCTACCGCGCCGCGGACGAAGACCAAACGGACCGTCCCCATCCAGAGTCGCCAGCCCTTGCGAAAAAGGCCCACTCCCGACGCGAGCACGGCTAAAGCGGTCTGCAAGCATTGCCGCGGAAAGGATCTCACCGCGCTAGGCAGGGAGGTCTGGTTGCGGCAACAAACAGGTGGGCAAGGCCGGGACGGCCTGGGCCTACCGCATCGGACAGCCCGACGTGGGCGACGTGCACGCCACACACGGCCTGTCACGGGCGGACGCGGGCGGCATGGTGGAACTGGGTTTGGCCATCGCTTGGGAGAGCCATTGTCGCCGGCAAGATCAAGGTCACGGACTACATGGCTGACCAGCCAACCTGTCTTCCTTATTCCAGCAGCGTCCATTGCGAGAAGGTGGCCGCCTGTCCCCGCCTGCCTCTGTCCTCGTCCACCACATTCCACACCGTCGCGTGCTCTACGAGGAACAGTCGCCCGGTCCGCGAGATTCGCACACCACGGTAATCGCTGATGAATCCGTGGGTCGTTACCAGACGCAGCATCCGTGCGCGCTCGTCCCGGTTCATGGGCTCGGCCGTCAACCGCGAGGGCGTCGTGGTGAACTCGTCCCAGGTCATCTCCCACAGTTCCAGGGCCTTCCGGTTGCCGTAATTGAGGATGGGGTCGTCGGAATCAACGTGGGACACCACCACGAACGGCGCCAGGAAGAGCCTTTCGCTCTGCTGCTCCATGTCGCCGCTACGATCGATCAGCTCCCGCTCAAGCCACAAGGCATAGCTGTCCAGCAGCCACCGAAGCCATTCAAGGTCCATGGGAGGGAATCGATCCGTGGACCCTGTCATCTCTCCTCTCCGTCATTCCCGTGAACGTGGGATCTCGGGGCTGGGGAGCAGGAGCAACCCCCCAGATACCGCACGTCCCGCAACTCCCCGCGTGCGCATGTAGTCCATGGCTCCATGATGGTCATGTCCTTGAAGTGTGTTCTCGCCATCTCTATAGCCCCTTTTTCAAAGGGAACGTTTTGGGAAGAGAATCTCCCCCTCGGAATGGGTATGAATGATCCGGGAACAAGCTGCGGTCAACCTCGTTCTCCAAGTCCTCCCGGGACCTGCGACTCCCATTCGTACACTTACGAGCGCCAAGAGCTCCCCGCTGAGGGTTCACCAGTTCTCATGCTGACTGCATTCTGCCGCCATCGGCGCCATCGTTGAACTCGCCGTAGCCGATACTCCGGTCGCTGGAGCTCATTTCCTCAAACCGAACCGCTCACACCGGACCTTCGCCCATGGTCTGCGCCATGGTCCTGCGGGCCGCAGCGACCAGGTCGGCGAGTTCTCTGTCGCGTTCGGCGTCGAGCCGTTCGTCCCGTTTGAGCGTGGCGATCATGTATACAGAGCGGTAGATTGCTCGATGAGCGCGGCGTGACCGTTGGACAGGGTCGTGGGCGGAGGCTCTCCGAGACGTTCCTTGGCGGCGGCGACCGCGACCGAGCGGATGAGTTCGCCGGCCGGGATGCCGTGCCGCGCGGCGGCCCGCTCGATCAGACTCCACTCGGAATCGGAGAAGCGGACCGTGCGCGGCTGGCGCGCCTCGCTCCGGCATTGGACTGACTTGCTCTTCTCCGGACGTTCCGCGGCATGTTTTCTGCCCTCTTCAGGCCGACCCACAGGCCGGTTCCGGTCAATTCCTTGCTCTGAATCATCGGCGTCCCGGTTGCGGTCGAAAACCGGATATCCACGAGGTCTTCGAGACGCTCACAATCTGTTGCGGGCAACTGTAAACGGTAAATCTCGGGGCTGTTGAAAAAGCGCGGTAGCTATGACTCACTGGGCCCTATATATCATTGCCTTGTTGCCGCGTGCCCCCCTGTACGGCGAGCAATACGGTCGATGGATGCCGGATAGTGGTGGTCAGCAAGCCAGGATCGACCAACCAACTCCCCCCTGAAAGCCTCTCCAGGCTCATCGTGCAGCGCCGAACGAGCCATTGACACTCCTGTCGAACACGCCTCCAACCTCTTCGTGATCGGGGCCGAAAAATCGCCCCGAAAGCGTCGAAGCGTCGGGGTCTCGAACGTCCCATCGCGCATGGCGATCCCCTCCCACGTCATGTCATCGTAGGTTTCTCCGGACTCCACGTCCGCTATCCCGGTCAGCGCAACACCGAGGTGCATGTCCGCGAAGTCCACGGTCACGCGTGCATCGCCTTGAACGAAGCGCTGTTCGGCCATGTTGCCGTAGTCAAGCCCGACCATGGCGCCGGACCATTCGGGGCCACCCCCGACCGGATTGCTTCCGTTGCCGATGCCACCCGCCGAAGCGAC contains:
- a CDS encoding MEKHLA domain-containing protein; its protein translation is MDLEWLRWLLDSYALWLERELIDRSGDMEQQSERLFLAPFVVVSHVDSDDPILNYGNRKALELWEMTWDEFTTTPSRLTAEPMNRDERARMLRLVTTHGFISDYRGVRISRTGRLFLVEHATVWNVVDEDRGRRGQAATFSQWTLLE
- a CDS encoding ABC transporter substrate-binding protein, with product MKTLITSILFVLVSMLGSAALAADIKLGVVFGYTGPIESLTPHMAQGAELAMKEVNDGGGLLGGKKVVSVRADSTCGDAAAGSAATERIVTSDKVNAIVGGDCSGVTIAMLENVAKPNGIVMISPSATSPALSTIEDNGLFFRTAPSDARQGAIVADILKDMGIKEAALTYTNNDYGKGLADSIAANVKKGGGKITISAPHEDGKGDYSAEVAALAAAGGDILIVAGYADQGGKGIIQGALDTGAFDKFYLPDGMISDSLIKAIGKGLEGAIGAHPGTDSPGAAKLGEIAKAAKIKSDSPFVPEAYDAAALIMLAMQAAKSAESGKLKDKVMTVANAPGEKIYPGELAKGLKILAGGGDVDYVGASAVELIGPGESAGNYRQITVKGGKFETVNYR
- a CDS encoding nuclease-related domain-containing protein, whose protein sequence is MIAKPYKQQTVPTDPRLRAGVKAEGQMAHYLHRAFSNNPETHVLHGLRLEDRQQPEQDGSPGVCQTDHLIVHRWGMFIIESKSVTEEVGVRPDNTGGDQWSRVYQGRDSAPDCDIGQRAN
- a CDS encoding VOC family protein → MARLKHIAIRTEDVQKTAAFYKAAFDLEEVGKGRSGVYLSDGHVNLAILNLKTPASRAGVDHLGFQVNDLEGTVARVTKLGGRLTEAAPRTPVEDPAQPRSYFEVKVAGPDGQEIDVSDNGWAGAHGK